ATGAACAACAGTGTGAATGTGGCCATGCTGCAGGTATATATACTAGGATGGAGGTTCAGTACTTGGGAGGAGGTTGGGGGAGTCCATTCTGAGCCAGGGCTGGAAGTAAGAAGTAGGACTCAAGGCAAGAAGGGAAGATGAGCCCTGGTGGATGAACAGGGGGCCTGAGAGATCCCTCCTCACCGGACACTCCCCAGAGGCTCCTGGAAATGCAGAACAAAGGGAACAGGAGGCCAGGATCTGGAGACCCGGACCAGATAGAGGCAGTCAAATCCTTTCTGGACCCCAGCAGAGGAGGCTACAGCTGGCGGGAGGCCCATGCTGATGTGGAGCGCCTGGTGGGCACACTGGGCCAAGTGATGGAGGTGAGGGGTTTTTCACTTGGGGACCTCTGCAGGGAGGAGTGGTACAGACCAACGTGATGATGACAGTGTGGAGACAGTCCTGTCCTGGGGATTCAGAGGGAAGAGACAATACTTCAAGGGCCTGAGCAGGGGCACATCCTGGGTTTTGCAGAGGTCTGAAGAAGCCAGCCTGCTGTTTGGGGTCAGAGGGGGAAGCTGATCCACCATGTAGAGGTCACCTGAGGAGGGGAAGACAGTCCAGCTTCAGGTCCAGTGGGAGGCGCCGGTGGGTCTGAGGGTCAGGCAGACTTCCTCATGGGATTCATGCCCCCACAGTGTGTGTCCCTGGACAAACTAGAGGCCGCACCTTCAGAGGAAGCCCTGGTGTCGCGAGCCCTACAGCTGCTAGCTGAGCGCCGCCTCTGGGCTGGCGTCGTTTTCCTGGGGCCAGAGAATTCCCCGAACCCTGCAGAGCTGCCAGCCTCAGACTTCCGCCCTGGCCACTTGCTTGTCAAGATCCGCATGGACATCGACGACGTCACGAGGACCAATAAGATCAGGGACAAGTGAGGGCGGGGCCAAGAATGTGGTGGGTGGAGCTAAGGGCGTTCGCCTATTGGAGATTGACGGAACCCGGGCAGTACTGATAAATAGCAGGCGGAGCCCAGGTCTCCATAGACCAATTGGAGCCTTGGTGGGCGTGGCCTAGGCCATGATGGGGTGTAACCAAGGGCCTGGGAAAAAAGATGGGAATGGTATAGGTTGAAGGCATTAGTGGACTGGCCAGGTGCGTAATTGCTTCGACAGAAGTATAAGGGTAGTAATATAAGGAAGGGCAGAGTTAAGGCTGCGATGGGCAAGGCCCTAGGAGTTTGCCCCCTTCTCTACAGCCTCATCCCTTCCCTCAAAGGTTTTGGGACCCCGGCCCTGCCGCAGATCCTCTGATGGACCTTCGCTACGTGTGGGGCGGCTTCGTGTACCTGCAGGACCTTCTGGAGAGTGCGGCTGTACGCATGCTCAGTGGCACCAACCCCAGCGCTGGCCTCTACCTGCAGCAGATGCCCTACCCTTGCTATGTGGATGATGTGTGAGCTCCATGCCCCCTCCTCACTCATTCCCTCAGCCCTTAGTCCCCGGGTTAGGATGGAGCCTGGGCTCCACTGGGGAACATTCATGCATACAAGCCTGTGAGCTGGTTTACAGGAATCACTTCATGTGATCTATAGAGGGAGTAGAAAGGATCCCAGAGAGTGTAGGCTCTCCAGGCGCAGGGAGACCGTGGCCTATGCTGAGAGCTGGGACTCCAAGGCTGGAACTGAGTTCTGAGGAGGTAGGGGCGGGTGCTAACCCTCAGGCTGCCAGAGCCTTGAGATCCTAGGGCGAAGATCGTTCCAGGTGGGTGGGTGAATAGCTATGCAGGGTCTCTAGCTCTACCCCAGTGTCCTGTGCCCCAGGTTCCTGCGTGTACTGAGCAGGTcgctgcctctcttcctgacgcTGTCTTGGATCTACTCGGTGGCACTGACCGTGAAGGCTGTAGTGCGGGAAAAGGAGACTCGGCTGCGCGACACGATGCGCGCTATGGGGCTCAGTCGCGCAGTGCTCTGGCTCGGCTGGTTTCTCAGCTGCCTCGGGCCCTTCCTTCTCAGCGCCGCGCTGCTGGTGCTGGTGCTCAAGGTTGGGGTACCTTGGCCTTCCTGGCTGTACAATGGGGGCGCGTGAGGGATATAGGCAGGACGCTCCCAGTGTCGGTGCGCGCGTCCCAAGGCTCAGTCCCAGAGCCGTATCCTGAGCTCCCTTTTCATTTACAGCTGGGGGACATCCTCCCCTACAGCCATCCAGTCGTGATCTTTCTGTTCCTGGCGGCTTTCGCGGTAGCCACCGTGGTCCAGAGCTTCCTGCTGAGTGCCTTCTTTTCCCGTGCCAACCTTGCGGCGGCCTGCGGAGGCCTCGCCTACTTCTCACTATACCTACCCTACGTGCTGTGTGTGGCTTGGCGGGAGCGACTGCCCGTGGGCGGTCGCGTGGCAGCGGTGAGGACCGAAGCAGGTCTGGTGGGGGACGGCCTCGGCTGTGCTCTCTCGCTGACCCATCCTCTCCCACCCTCAGAGCCTGCTGTCGCCGGTGGCTTTCGGCTTCGGGTGTGAGAGCCTAGCGCTGCTGGAAGAGCAGGGCGAGGGCGCACAATGGCACAACTTAGGCATCGGGCCCGCGGCCGACGTCTTCAGCCTGGCGCAGGTCTCTGGCCTCCTGCTGCTGGACGCCGCGCTCTACAGCCTCCTCCTCTGGTACCTGGAGGCCGTGTGCCCAGGTGGGCTGTAGGGGGAGGGGTTCCGGGAGGGGACGTTAGTGTGCGCTGGAGGGTGGGTGGAGCGGTGAGGCCTTCCTGCTATTTGGTACCTAGAAGCACCTAGGCCAGGTTAAGTTCCAGCAGGGGCGGGGCTTCAGGATATGGCGCACATGCGCAGAAAAGACCGGGTGGTGGGGAGGTGCTTCCGGGCCTTTTGCTACCTGGAGGCGTGTTCGCCTGGGGCTTCCTGGAACATGCGCATAGATGTCTGTCCTTGAGGGAGGGGACTGAGGCAGATGCCTAGGAGCATTTTCCTACCACCTCCTACTTGAATGACCTGATTCCAATGTATGGCCAGAGGTTGGTACACTACGTGAGGATGGCAAGCGTAACTAAGCTTACCTTCCCGCAGGCCAGTATGGGATCCCCGAGCCATGGAATTTCCCCTTTCGGAAGAGCTACTGGTGCGGGCCTGGACTCCCTAAGGGTCCCGTCCCCGCCCCCGCCGCTCAGGACCCAAAGGGTGAGGCCCCAGGAGCCCTAGCAGCGACTTCCCCATTTGAACGTTCCTGTTGCTacccccccccacccacacatacacaaaataacaGGTTCCGCAAATCCCAATCCCCTGGACTCCCCAGTTCACAGGCCCTGCACCTGCTGAAGTCCCCTGGAGCTCCCCAGCCAGACAGGTCCCTCCAATCAATTCAGCGTCAGGCTCCGCAGCCAACGCTGCTATTCCTCCACAGTGCTTGTGGAAGAGGCGCCGCCTGGCCTGAGTCCCGGAGTCTCCGTTCGCGGCCTGGAGAAGCGCTTTCCTGGCTGCGCGCAGCCAGCCCTACGTGGGCTCAGCCTGGACTTCTACAAGGGACACATCACCGCCTTCCTGGGCCACAACGGGGCCGGCAAGACGACCACGCTGTGAGCCGGccactccctcccttctctgGCTTGAGCTTCCATATCCATTCAGTGGGGAAGATGTCTAGGACCAGAGGGTTCCTGTCATTAATTACAGTGGAGGCGGGAACCTCAGTTCACTTTGGGCACCCAACAGGCATAGGATAAGTTATTACATCTGAGCCTAAGTTTCCCTCCCTTGTGAAATGGGGACATGGAACAGCTTTGGGCTGGGTATGCAGTAGGTGCCCTGTAAGTGCTGGTGGCCCTTCTCTCTGTGGAGAGGTGCTGCCCTATCACTCCTGCACTCCCAGGTCTATCCTGAGTGGCCTTTTCCCACCTACTGGAGGTTCGGCCTTTATCCTGGGCCATGATGTGCGATCTAGCATGGCAGCCATCCGTCCCCACCTGGGCATCTGTCCTCAGTACAACGTGCTGTTTGACATGTGCGTCCTGGTGTGGTGTGCCTGAAGGGCTGTGGTGGGTGGGACTGGGCAACCACCAGGAACCTGCTCACCATGGTGGACTGTTTGCCACCCCTGGTCACAGGCTGACTGTGGAGGAACACGTGTGGTTCTATGGCCAGTTGAAGGGTCTGAGTGCTGCTGCTGTAGGCCCGGAGCAGGAGTGTCTGCTGCAGGATGTGGGCCTGGTCCCCAAGAGGTTCACACAGACCCGCCACCTCTCTGGTGAGCCAGCCTGGGACACCAGCTCCATGGGAGGGAGGGTGGTGAGAAGCCTGGGCAAAGACCTGGACGCTGAGGTCCACGAGGATAGTGAAGGAGGGTCATGCTGAGATTGCCACCCTGTCCCAGGTGGAATGCAGAGGAAGCTGTCAGTGGCCATTGCTTTTGTGGGTGGCTCCCAAGTCGTTATCCTGGATGAACCTACTGCTGGCGTGGACCCTGCATCCCGCCGCAGCATTTGGGAGCTGCTGCTGAAATACCGAGAAGGTAAGAGTTAGAAGTGGCCTAAGGCCCTCCTAGATTCTGCGTGAGGGGTCAAGAAAAGTTTCTGACCTTTTGTGATCAGAAAAAGTCAGAAAGGAAGTGCCATTATGGGATTTTTGAGGGCCAAGTGGAACTGTCCTGCATGGGTTACAAAATTCCTGGCAGAGACCACAGCGTGGGTAAAGACCTGGTGGCTTGATGATGGTTCATGTGGGTTGGATCCCCATGCCCAGGTCGCACTCTGATCCTCTCCACTCACCATCTGGATGAGGCGGAGCTGCTGGGAGATCGTGTGGCCATGGTGGCGGGTGGCCGCCTGTGCTGCTGTGGGTCTCCGCTCTTCCTGCGGCGTCACTTGGGCTCTGGCTACTACCTGACACTTGTGAAGAGGTCCTTGCCCCAGACTACCAGTGAGAAGGTGAGAGCCCCTGATCCCTGGCTCCCAAACTCTGTCCTGCCTGATGACCATGCCAGTCATTGCCCCTCTATCTGCAGGGTAACACTGACTCAAAGGACAGTTTGGAGAGGGAGCTGGGCAACCAGAGCAGTGTGGCAGGTGAGGGCTGTGCTGAAAGACCCCGAAAGTATGGGTGGGGGTTACAGTGTTTTAACTCAAAGGACCCCTGACCCCACCCTGGGATGCAGCTGGAACAGTGACCCTGACCCTGAGGCAAGTGTGACCCCAACTTTAACCAGCCCCCCTCACTTCTGACCCTACCCTCAGGTTTttaatcctgatctctgcccaaaGGAACAGCCCTCCTCCAAGAAGCgtggggagggaggagcaggGCAGGAACTGAGGGTCCTTGACCTGCTAGGCCTCTGATATATCCCCGTACTTCCAGGTGCACCCCAGCTCCTGGCCCTGGTGCAGCGCTGGGTGCCAGGGGCACGGCTGGTAGAGGAGCTGCCCAGCGAGCTAGTGCTGGCCCTGCCCTATGAGGGTGCCCTGGATGGCAGCTTCGCCGCACTCTTCCAGGAACTGGATGGACAGCTGGGAACACTGAGGCTCACCAGCTATGGGATCTCAGACACCAGCCTTGAGGAGGTGCGGAATCAGCAAGGGCTGCCTGGACAAGGGGCTCTGAAGAATGAATAAGAGTTTGCTTATTGACAGCAAGGGAATTCCAGGGAGGAGACTCTGAGGAGGCCTAATGGACACACAGTGTGCAAGTGGTCCCTCCCATGGGCCCCCAGCTCTGAACCCCCTACTCTGTCTCCCCAGATCTTTTTGAAGGTGGTGGAAGACTGTGCTGTGGACACAGACTCAGAGGGTGCGGCCAAGACTCCCTGACCTTTCACTCCTGACGTTGGTCCAGAGCTGTACCTGACCTGAGGCCAACTCCTAATCCTTCACTGAGTCTGTCCCCAGTATATAGCCCTGAATCCTGATCTCTCCATTTATGGTCCCTTGATCTTGACTCTGACCCCAGAGTCAAACACTAATCCTGGCCTCTCACCCTGTTGAATCTCCAGGTGTCAACTCTGGGCATCATCTGAGTACCCGTATTGCCTACCTGCCCCAGACACTGCCTGAGGCCTCAGCCTTGGAAAACGGGGAGCCAGGTCAGTCCTCCCTGCCCCAAGGCCCCTACCCAGGTTCCTACAAAATGAACACTGACCCCCCACACACTCCCCACAGCTGGGTCATCCCTGGAGACCCAGACCTTACAGGGCTTCAGGCTGGACACTACAGACCGGGTACAGGGCTGGGCGCTAACCTGCCAACAGCTCCGGGCCTTGCTTCTCAAGCGTTTTTTGTTGGCTCACCGCAGCCGCCGAGGCCTGTTTGCACAGGTAAGGGGGACTCAACTTAACGCCATGCATAATTATTGAGGGCACAGGGAGCAGGAGCAGGGAAGGGTACAGGCAAACCTAGAGGGGGAATGGAGGCAGAAATTGATGGTCTGGTCCCCCAGATCGTGCTGCCCGCCCTGTTTGTGGGCCTGGCTCTGGTGTTCAGCCTCATCATGCCTCCTTTTGGCCACTACCCGGCTCTGCGGCTCAGTCCTGACATGTATGGTGCCCAGGTCTCCTTCTTCAGGTGGGTATAGGGGAAGGGAGGTGGTGGCAGGAGGACTAGGGCCCTGAGGCCAGAACTCTAACTCTGTACCCCTCCCCACAGCGAGGACGCACCAGACGACCCCGAACGGGTTCGTCTGCTTGAGGCGCTGCTGGAGGAGGCAGGACTGGAGATACCCTACCTGCAGAACACTTCCATCAGGTGAGGCCCTCTGCCTGGGCCCTGCCCCCTTCTGACTTTGGTTTGCtctttggcctcagtttcccctcttgGCTCTGTTGTGGGTGCACCCCATGCTCCTGGGAGCCAGGAGCCACTGTGTCTCCAGGACCCCACGTGGCCATGCTCACAGTCTGCGCTGACTCCGCAGGGTTCCTGAGTGCACACAGAGCCTTGCGTGCTACTTCTCTATCCCTGAGATTCCTGCTGATGTGGCTGAAGTGCTGGTTAATGGCAACTGGACCCCAGAGTCTCCATCCCCAGCCTGCCAGTGCAGCAGGCCTGGTGCCCGCCGCCTGCTGCCTGACTGCCCAGTTGCAGCTGGTGGCCTCCCACCACCCCAAGCCTTGGCCAGCTCAGGAGAAGTGGTACAGAATCTGACAGGCCGGAATCTGACTGACTTCCTGGTCAAAACCTACCCAAGCCTTGTGCGCAAGGGGTAAGCTGCCACTGGCGTTGCTTGCTTGGCTGGGGTTGGGGGGAGTCTGACGTCAGGGATGTTCAGCCAGAGGCTGCGGGCTGGGAGTTCCCCAGTGACCTCCATGCTCACCTCCTGCTTCTCACCCTTCGTTCTCCTGGCACCTCCATCTTTCCCCATCTCACTCTCTGTCCCCTATCCCTGTCCCTCTTTCTGCTGGTCTCCCTGCAGCCTGAAGACTAAGAAGTGGGTGAATGAGGTCAGGTAAGGAGGGACCTGGTGTGGGGTCCCCCACCTGTTTCTTTCTTATGCTCTTAGCCGCCCCATCTCTGCTCCCATTGCCCCACAGATACGGGGGTTTCtcattgggaggcagagactcagACCTGCCCTCTCAGCATGAGGTAGGCCGCATGGTGG
The sequence above is drawn from the Castor canadensis chromosome 14, mCasCan1.hap1v2, whole genome shotgun sequence genome and encodes:
- the Abca7 gene encoding phospholipid-transporting ATPase ABCA7 isoform X5 — its product is MAFWTQLMLLLWKNFMYRRRQPIQLLVELLWPLFLFFILVAVRHSHPPLEHHECHFPNKPLPSAGTLPWLQGLICNVNNSCFPQMTPGEKPGLLSNFKDSLVSRLLADALTVLGSPSANRTMAALGKLMPVLRTARSRAWPPQSDWRQEQPSMTTEFLGTLLEEESLAWVLGQAQESMSSFVEAAQDLVKEFLALPSLVALRTLLQRPQGTGDPLQLLSEVLCSAKGPSSPGGLSLNWYEASQLKELVGPEPAPALPVDGLSPACSKLMGSLDNHPLSHLLWRRLKPLIHGKLLFTPDTNFTRQLMAQVNRTFEELALLRDIQEVWGVLGPQLFAFMNNSVNVAMLQRLLEMQNKGNRRPGSGDPDQIEAVKSFLDPSRGGYSWREAHADVERLVGTLGQVMECVSLDKLEAAPSEEALVSRALQLLAERRLWAGVVFLGPENSPNPAELPASDFRPGHLLVKIRMDIDDVTRTNKIRDKFWDPGPAADPLMDLRYVWGGFVYLQDLLESAAVRMLSGTNPSAGLYLQQMPYPCYVDDVFLRVLSRSLPLFLTLSWIYSVALTVKAVVREKETRLRDTMRAMGLSRAVLWLGWFLSCLGPFLLSAALLVLVLKLGDILPYSHPVVIFLFLAAFAVATVVQSFLLSAFFSRANLAAACGGLAYFSLYLPYVLCVAWRERLPVGGRVAASLLSPVAFGFGCESLALLEEQGEGAQWHNLGIGPAADVFSLAQVSGLLLLDAALYSLLLWYLEAVCPGQYGIPEPWNFPFRKSYWCGPGLPKGPVPAPAAQDPKVLVEEAPPGLSPGVSVRGLEKRFPGCAQPALRGLSLDFYKGHITAFLGHNGAGKTTTLSILSGLFPPTGGSAFILGHDVRSSMAAIRPHLGICPQYNVLFDMLTVEEHVWFYGQLKGLSAAAVGPEQECLLQDVGLVPKRFTQTRHLSGGMQRKLSVAIAFVGGSQVVILDEPTAGVDPASRRSIWELLLKYREGRTLILSTHHLDEAELLGDRVAMVAGGRLCCCGSPLFLRRHLGSGYYLTLVKRSLPQTTSEKGNTDSKDSLERELGNQSSVAGAPQLLALVQRWVPGARLVEELPSELVLALPYEGALDGSFAALFQELDGQLGTLRLTSYGISDTSLEEIFLKVVEDCAVDTDSEGVNSGHHLSTRIAYLPQTLPEASALENGEPAGSSLETQTLQGFRLDTTDRVQGWALTCQQLRALLLKRFLLAHRSRRGLFAQIVLPALFVGLALVFSLIMPPFGHYPALRLSPDMYGAQVSFFSEDAPDDPERVRLLEALLEEAGLEIPYLQNTSIRVPECTQSLACYFSIPEIPADVAEVLVNGNWTPESPSPACQCSRPGARRLLPDCPVAAGGLPPPQALASSGEVVQNLTGRNLTDFLVKTYPSLVRKGLKTKKWVNEVRYGGFSLGGRDSDLPSQHEVGRMVEELRALLNPQPGGALDRVLNNLTEWALGLDAQNSIKIWFNNKGWHAMVAFVNRANNALLRAHLPPGPARHAHSITTLNHPLNLTKEQLSEAALMASSVDVLISICVVFAMSFVPASFTLVLIEERVTRAKHLQLIGGLPPTLYWLGNFVWDMCNYLVAVCIVVLIFLAFQQKAYVAPANLPALLLLLLLYGWSITPLMYPASFFFSVPSTAYVMLTCINLFIGINSSMATFVLELFSDQKLQEVSQILKQVFLIFPHFCLGRGLIDMVRNQAMADAFEHLGDRKFQSPLRWEVVGKNLLAMVVQGPLFLLFTLLLQHRNHFLPQPKPKLLPPLGEEDEDVAVERERVTRGTTQGDLLVLRDLTKVYRGERMPAVDRLCLGIPPGECGPGTGRRAPPHGLLSSVRRHLRAADWSRALGVLRAPARRPRGPRCTASSGLARLGLPRYADRSAGTYSGGNKRKLATAIALVGDPAVVFLDEPTTGMDPSARRFLWNSLLAVVREGRSVVLTSHSMEECEALCTRLAIMVNGRFQCLGSAQHLKGRFGAGHTLTLRVPADQPERTVDFVVAAFPGAELREVHGGRLRFQLPPGGRCALACVFGELAAHGSDHGIEDFSVSQTTLEEVFLYFSNDQGKNDEDHQQEAGVEPTASGPQRRKHISRFLEDPSTLETML
- the Abca7 gene encoding phospholipid-transporting ATPase ABCA7 isoform X1, whose amino-acid sequence is MAFWTQLMLLLWKNFMYRRRQPIQLLVELLWPLFLFFILVAVRHSHPPLEHHECHFPNKPLPSAGTLPWLQGLICNVNNSCFPQMTPGEKPGLLSNFKDSLVSRLLADALTVLGSPSANRTMAALGKLMPVLRTARSRAWPPQSDWRQEQPSMTTEFLGTLLEEESLAWVLGQAQESMSSFVEAAQDLVKEFLALPSLVALRTLLQRPQGTGDPLQLLSEVLCSAKGPSSPGGLSLNWYEASQLKELVGPEPAPALPVDGLSPACSKLMGSLDNHPLSHLLWRRLKPLIHGKLLFTPDTNFTRQLMAQVNRTFEELALLRDIQEVWGVLGPQLFAFMNNSVNVAMLQRLLEMQNKGNRRPGSGDPDQIEAVKSFLDPSRGGYSWREAHADVERLVGTLGQVMECVSLDKLEAAPSEEALVSRALQLLAERRLWAGVVFLGPENSPNPAELPASDFRPGHLLVKIRMDIDDVTRTNKIRDKFWDPGPAADPLMDLRYVWGGFVYLQDLLESAAVRMLSGTNPSAGLYLQQMPYPCYVDDVFLRVLSRSLPLFLTLSWIYSVALTVKAVVREKETRLRDTMRAMGLSRAVLWLGWFLSCLGPFLLSAALLVLVLKLGDILPYSHPVVIFLFLAAFAVATVVQSFLLSAFFSRANLAAACGGLAYFSLYLPYVLCVAWRERLPVGGRVAASLLSPVAFGFGCESLALLEEQGEGAQWHNLGIGPAADVFSLAQVSGLLLLDAALYSLLLWYLEAVCPGQYGIPEPWNFPFRKSYWCGPGLPKGPVPAPAAQDPKVLVEEAPPGLSPGVSVRGLEKRFPGCAQPALRGLSLDFYKGHITAFLGHNGAGKTTTLSILSGLFPPTGGSAFILGHDVRSSMAAIRPHLGICPQYNVLFDMLTVEEHVWFYGQLKGLSAAAVGPEQECLLQDVGLVPKRFTQTRHLSGGMQRKLSVAIAFVGGSQVVILDEPTAGVDPASRRSIWELLLKYREGRTLILSTHHLDEAELLGDRVAMVAGGRLCCCGSPLFLRRHLGSGYYLTLVKRSLPQTTSEKGNTDSKDSLERELGNQSSVAGAPQLLALVQRWVPGARLVEELPSELVLALPYEGALDGSFAALFQELDGQLGTLRLTSYGISDTSLEEIFLKVVEDCAVDTDSEGVNSGHHLSTRIAYLPQTLPEASALENGEPAGSSLETQTLQGFRLDTTDRVQGWALTCQQLRALLLKRFLLAHRSRRGLFAQIVLPALFVGLALVFSLIMPPFGHYPALRLSPDMYGAQVSFFSEDAPDDPERVRLLEALLEEAGLEIPYLQNTSIRVPECTQSLACYFSIPEIPADVAEVLVNGNWTPESPSPACQCSRPGARRLLPDCPVAAGGLPPPQALASSGEVVQNLTGRNLTDFLVKTYPSLVRKGLKTKKWVNEVRYGGFSLGGRDSDLPSQHEVGRMVEELRALLNPQPGGALDRVLNNLTEWALGLDAQNSIKIWFNNKGWHAMVAFVNRANNALLRAHLPPGPARHAHSITTLNHPLNLTKEQLSEAALMASSVDVLISICVVFAMSFVPASFTLVLIEERVTRAKHLQLIGGLPPTLYWLGNFVWDMCNYLVAVCIVVLIFLAFQQKAYVAPANLPALLLLLLLYGWSITPLMYPASFFFSVPSTAYVMLTCINLFIGINSSMATFVLELFSDQKLQEVSQILKQVFLIFPHFCLGRGLIDMVRNQAMADAFEHLGDRKFQSPLRWEVVGKNLLAMVVQGPLFLLFTLLLQHRNHFLPQPKPKLLPPLGEEDEDVAVERERVTRGTTQGDLLVLRDLTKVYRGERMPAVDRLCLGIPPGECFGLLGVNGAGKTSTFRMVTGDTLPSGGEAVLAGHSVAQEPAAAHRRMGYCPQSDAIFELLTGREHLEFFARLRGVPEVHVAQIASSGLARLGLPRYADRSAGTYSGGNKRKLATAIALVGDPAVVFLDEPTTGMDPSARRFLWNSLLAVVREGRSVVLTSHSMEECEALCTRLAIMVNGRFQCLGSAQHLKGRFGAGHTLTLRVPADQPERTVDFVVAAFPGAELREVHGGRLRFQLPPGGRCALACVFGELAAHGSDHGIEDFSVSQTTLEEVFLYFSNDQGKNDEDHQQEAGVEPTASGPQRRKHISRFLEDPSTLETML
- the Abca7 gene encoding phospholipid-transporting ATPase ABCA7 isoform X6, with protein sequence MAFWTQLMLLLWKNFMYRRRQPIQLLVELLWPLFLFFILVAVRHSHPPLEHHECHFPNKPLPSAGTLPWLQGLICNVNNSCFPQMTPGEKPGLLSNFKDSLVSRLLADALTVLGSPSANRTMAALGKLMPVLRTARSRAWPPQSDWRQEQPSMTTEFLGTLLEEESLAWVLGQAQESMSSFVEAAQDLVKEFLALPSLVALRTLLQRPQGTGDPLQLLSEVLCSAKGPSSPGGLSLNWYEASQLKELVGPEPAPALPVDGLSPACSKLMGSLDNHPLSHLLWRRLKPLIHGKLLFTPDTNFTRQLMAQVNRTFEELALLRDIQEVWGVLGPQLFAFMNNSVNVAMLQRLLEMQNKGNRRPGSGDPDQIEAVKSFLDPSRGGYSWREAHADVERLVGTLGQVMECVSLDKLEAAPSEEALVSRALQLLAERRLWAGVVFLGPENSPNPAELPASDFRPGHLLVKIRMDIDDVTRTNKIRDKFWDPGPAADPLMDLRYVWGGFVYLQDLLESAAVRMLSGTNPSAGLYLQQMPYPCYVDDVFLRVLSRSLPLFLTLSWIYSVALTVKAVVREKETRLRDTMRAMGLSRAVLWLGWFLSCLGPFLLSAALLVLVLKLGDILPYSHPVVIFLFLAAFAVATVVQSFLLSAFFSRANLAAACGGLAYFSLYLPYVLCVAWRERLPVGGRVAASLLSPVAFGFGCESLALLEEQGEGAQWHNLGIGPAADVFSLAQVSGLLLLDAALYSLLLWYLEAVCPGQYGIPEPWNFPFRKSYWCGPGLPKGPVPAPAAQDPKVLVEEAPPGLSPGVSVRGLEKRFPGCAQPALRGLSLDFYKGHITAFLGHNGAGKTTTLLTVEEHVWFYGQLKGLSAAAVGPEQECLLQDVGLVPKRFTQTRHLSGGMQRKLSVAIAFVGGSQVVILDEPTAGVDPASRRSIWELLLKYREGRTLILSTHHLDEAELLGDRVAMVAGGRLCCCGSPLFLRRHLGSGYYLTLVKRSLPQTTSEKGNTDSKDSLERELGNQSSVAGAPQLLALVQRWVPGARLVEELPSELVLALPYEGALDGSFAALFQELDGQLGTLRLTSYGISDTSLEEIFLKVVEDCAVDTDSEGVNSGHHLSTRIAYLPQTLPEASALENGEPAGSSLETQTLQGFRLDTTDRVQGWALTCQQLRALLLKRFLLAHRSRRGLFAQIVLPALFVGLALVFSLIMPPFGHYPALRLSPDMYGAQVSFFSEDAPDDPERVRLLEALLEEAGLEIPYLQNTSIRVPECTQSLACYFSIPEIPADVAEVLVNGNWTPESPSPACQCSRPGARRLLPDCPVAAGGLPPPQALASSGEVVQNLTGRNLTDFLVKTYPSLVRKGLKTKKWVNEVRYGGFSLGGRDSDLPSQHEVGRMVEELRALLNPQPGGALDRVLNNLTEWALGLDAQNSIKIWFNNKGWHAMVAFVNRANNALLRAHLPPGPARHAHSITTLNHPLNLTKEQLSEAALMASSVDVLISICVVFAMSFVPASFTLVLIEERVTRAKHLQLIGGLPPTLYWLGNFVWDMCNYLVAVCIVVLIFLAFQQKAYVAPANLPALLLLLLLYGWSITPLMYPASFFFSVPSTAYVMLTCINLFIGINSSMATFVLELFSDQKLQEVSQILKQVFLIFPHFCLGRGLIDMVRNQAMADAFEHLGDRKFQSPLRWEVVGKNLLAMVVQGPLFLLFTLLLQHRNHFLPQPKPKLLPPLGEEDEDVAVERERVTRGTTQGDLLVLRDLTKVYRGERMPAVDRLCLGIPPGECFGLLGVNGAGKTSTFRMVTGDTLPSGGEAVLAGHSVAQEPAAAHRRMGYCPQSDAIFELLTGREHLEFFARLRGVPEVHVAQIASSGLARLGLPRYADRSAGTYSGGNKRKLATAIALVGDPAVVFLDEPTTGMDPSARRFLWNSLLAVVREGRSVVLTSHSMEECEALCTRLAIMVNGRFQCLGSAQHLKGRFGAGHTLTLRVPADQPERTVDFVVAAFPGAELREVHGGRLRFQLPPGGRCALACVFGELAAHGSDHGIEDFSVSQTTLEEVFLYFSNDQGKNDEDHQQEAGVEPTASGPQRRKHISRFLEDPSTLETML